Genomic DNA from Pseudomonas fitomaticsae:
TTCGACCTGACGGGTCTTCTCGTCAACGGTGTAATGGCCTTCCTGGGTGACTTCGCCTTCGACTTCTTCGACGTGCAGCTTGAGTTTCGGGATCAGCTTGTTGATCTCGATGTACAGCTTGGAGCTGTCCTCGGCCTGACCGGAAATGATCAGCGGAGTACGCGCTTCGTCGATGAGGATGGAGTCGACTTCGTCGATCACGGCAAAGTTGAGTTCGCGCTGGAATTTCTCTTCCATGCTGAACGCCATGTTGTCGCGCAGGTAGTCGAACCCGAATTCGTTGTTGGTGCCGTAGGTGATGTCGGCGGCGTAGGCGGCGCGCTTCTCTTCCGGCGGCTGGAACGGCGTCACGATACCGACGCTCAGACCGAGAAATTCATACAGCGGACGCATCCAGTTGGCGTCGCGGCGGGCCAGGTAATCGTTCACGGTCACAACGTGCACGCCCTTGCCGGACAGCGCGTTGAGGTAAACGCCCAGGGTACCCACCAGGGTCTTGCCTTCACCGGTGCGCATTTCGGCAATCTTGCCTTCGTGCAGGGTCATGCCGCCGATCAGCTGGACGTCGAAGTGGCGCATGCCCATGACACGCTTGCCGGCTTCGCGGGCGACCGCGAAGGCTTCCGGCAACAGCTTGTCGAGGGTCTCCCCCTTGGCAATGCGGTCCTTGAACTCTGCGGTCTTGGCGCGCAGTTGATCGTCCGAGAGGGCGACCATCTTCTCTTCGAAGGCATTGACGAGCTGCACCGTCTTGAGCATGCGTTTGACTTCACGCTCGTTCTTGCTTCCAAAAAGTTTCTTTAACAAAGGCGCAAACATATCGGCAGGATCTTCCACACTAAAGGGATGGAGGGCGGCCCCGTGAGTCGCCCGTGCAGCCCTCATGGCCGCATGCGAACGAGCATTCTACCCGGAAACGGTGGTGAGGAAAGTGGGGATATTCCACGATGCTGGCACTGCGCTTTGACGGGGCTCACTTTAAATAGGGGCGTTTTGCTCAACTTCAAGCCGATCATGGCAGAAGTTAGTCGTTGATTTAATGGGCAAAGCGGGGGCAAAAGCAATGGGCGGGTGAATCCGCTGCTTTCTGCTACCATGGCGACTCTGTTACTTCAGGTGTTCGATCATGGCATTTCGCCCTCTTACGGCCAGAGCACCCGCCGTTCTGCTTCGCGAAGCCAAGCCGCTCAAGGCCATTCTCGGCCATGCCCAACGACTGGGGCATCTGCAACGCCTGCTTGAAAGCCAGTTGCAACCCGCCGCCCGCGAACACTGCCATGTGGCTTCGTGGCGCGAAGGCAGCCTGTTGCTGATCGTTACCGACGGTCACTGGGCTACGCGCCTGCGCTACCAGCAAAAGCGCCTGCAACGACAATTGCAGATGTTCGACGAGTTCGCCAGCCTGACGCGTATCCTGTTCAAGGTGCAGCCACCGACCGTCCAGCGCGGGGCCGCCGGACACACGATCGATCTGTCGACGAATGCGGCGGCCACCATCCAGGCCACCGCCGACGGGATCAGCGATCCGAATCTGCGAGCGGCACTGGAACGACTGGCCGCCCACGCCAAACGCAAAACCTGAACCTCGTTGATCAGCGGCGCTTGCTGCCGCCGAGCAATGAACCCATCAGACCGCGCACCAACTGTTTACCCAGCGAATTCGCCGCCTGACGCATCGCCGACTTGAGCGCCTGCCCCGCCGCCGTGCCGAGGAACTCTCCGGCCTTGTCCGCCAGGCTCGGCTCTTCGGCCACCGGTTTACCCGGCGCTTGTTCAGCCTCCGGTGCCAGTCCCTTGCGCCCCATCAGGATTTCATAGGCCGACTCGCGGTCGATCGGTTTGTCATAGCGCCCCTTGAACGGCGACCCGGCGATCAGCACGGTGCGCTCGGTCTCGGTCAACGGCCCAATCCGCGATTGCGGCGGTGCCACCAGCACCCGCTGAACCATTTCCGGCGTGCCCTTCTCCTGCAAGGTGCCGACCAATGCTTCGCCGATTCCGAGTTCAGTGAGCACCGACAACGTGTCGAACGCCGGATTCGGCCGGAAGCCATCAGCCACCGCCCGCAGGGATTTCTGCTCCTTGGCGGTGAACGCGCGCAGGCCGTGCTGGATCCGCAGTCCCAGTTGCGCCAGCACGTCGTCCGGCAAGTCGCCCGGCGACTGAGTGACGAAATACACCCCCACACCTTTGGAACGGATCAGCCGCACCACTTGCTCCAAGCGTTCCTGCAACGCCTTGGGCGTATCGCCGAACAACAAATGCGCCTCATCGAAAAACAGCGCCAACAGCGGTTTGTCGGCATCGCCGCGTTCCGGCAGTTGCTCGAACAGCTCGGCCAGCAGCCACAGCAGGAAGGTCGCGTAGACCTTCGGCGCCTCATGCACCAGACGACTGGCATCGAGCAAATGGATGCGCCCGCGACCGTCAGTGCTCGGCTGCAGAATGTCTTCCAGTTGCAGGGCCGGCTCGCCAAACAACGCTTCGGCGCCCTGCTGCTCCAGCGTCGCCAGACGTCGCAACAGCGCCTGGCTGGAACCGGTGGTGAACAGCGCCGCGTCTTCGCCCAGCAGCTGTGGATTGTCCTTGAGGTGATTGAGCAGCGCTTTCAGGTCTTTGAGATCCAGCAGCAACAGGCCTTCGCGATCCGCCACCTTGAAGGCGGCATACAGCGCCGACTGCTGGCTGTCGGTCAGTTCCAGCAAGGCGCCGATCAGCAACGGGCCCATTTCGCTCAGCGTGGTGCGCAGCGGATGACCGGACTGACCGTGAATGTCCCACAAGGTCACGGGATACGCCTGAGGCGTGTGCTTGAGCCACGGCATGCCGGCGATGCGCTCGGCGATCTTGCCCTGAGGGTTGCCGGCAGCACCGAGGCCGCACAGGTCGCCCTTGACGTCAGCGGCGAACACCGCGACCCCGGCGTCGCTGAAAGCCTCGGCCAGGCGCTGCAAGGTGACGGTCTTGCCGGTACCGGTGGCGCCGGCCACCAGTCCGTGACGGTTGGCCAGACGCATGGCCTGGGCGATAGGTTGCCCGGCGAGGTCGGCGCCGATTACGAGTTGCGAAGATTCAGGCATTTGGTCACCCAATGGTTAATCTTTGTCGAGCATGGCCGATAGCTAAAGGTGACAGATGCGACTGACAACCGCATCGGAGATTTCCCTAAGGAGAAGCGGAAATACCTGCTTGTATCCATCAAGCCCACCTGGCGAGCATCTATAGAAGCACGCCCTGAATAATAAGACCTTAGCGGAACCCCAGGCCATGAACAAAAATCTGCGTTTCAGCCATAAAATTTTGCTTGCCGCCGCCCTCATCGTCATTGCCGCCTTCGCCTCGTTCACGCTGTACAACGACTGGTTGCAGCGCAATGCGATCCGTGAGGACCTGGACAATTACCTCAACGAGATGGGCGAGGTCACAGCCGACAACATCCAGACCTGGCTCAGCGGGCGCATCCTGCTGATCGAGAACGCTGCCCAGAACATCGCCATCAATCCCGAGCCTGCCGCCGTCGCCAGCCTGCTGGAACAGAAAGCCCTGACGTCGACCTTCATGGCGTCCTACCTGGGCGATGCCACCGGGCACTTCACCATCCGCCCGGATGCGAAGATGCCGGACGGTTTCGATCCGCGTGTTCGCCCTTGGTATAAAGGTGCCGAAAGCAGCAGCACGTCGACCCTGACCGAACCGTACATCGACGCGGCCACCGGCCAGACCATCATTTCCATCGCCACCGCCGCGAAAAAGGCCGGTCAGAGCGTCGGCGTGGTGGGCGGCGACCTGAGCCTGCAAACCCTGATCAATACCCTCAGCGCCCGGGACTTCTCCGGCATGGGCTACGCATTCCTGGTCAGCGCCGACGGCAAGATCCTGGTGCACCCGGACAAGGCTCTGGTGATGAAGTCACTGAAGGAAGCCTATCCGCAGGACACCCCGCGCATCAGCAGCGACTTCAGTGAAGTCACCGTCGACGGCAAGACCCGCATCGTCAACTTCACCCCGATCAAGGGCCTGCCGTCGGTGAACTGGTACATCGGTCTGTCGGTGGACAAAGACAAAGCCTTCTCGATGCTCAGCGAATTCCGCGCTTCGGCCGTGATCGCGACCGTGATTGCGGTGGCGATCATCATTGCCCTGCTCGGCATGCTGATCCGCATCCTGATTCAGCCGCTGCACGTCATGACCCGCGCCATGGAAGACATCGCCGACGGCGAAGGCGACCTGACCAAGCGCCTGACCATCCAGAACCAGGACGAATTCGGCGTGCTCGGCACCGCGTTCAACCGTTTCGTCGAGCGTATTCACGGCTCGATCCGCGAAGTGTCGTCGGCCACCGGCCAGGTCAACGAAGTTGCCCTGCGCGTGGTCGCGGCCTCGAACTCGTCGATGTACAACTCCGACCAGCAAGCCTCGCGCACCAACAGTGTGGCCGCCGCGATCAATCAGCTCGGCGCCGCCGCCCAGGAAATCGCCCGCAACGCCGCCCAGGCCTCGACCCAGGCCAGCGACGCCCGTGGCCTGGCCGAAGACGGTCAACAAGTGGTGGATCGCAGCATCAAGGCGATGAATCAGCTGTCGAGCATGCTCAGCGCGTCGAGCAGCAACATCGAATCGCTGAACAGCAAGACCGTGAACATCGGTCAGATTCTGGAAGTGATCACCAGCATTTCCCAGCAGACCAACCTGCTGGCGCTCAACGCCGCCATCGAAGCGGCCCGTGCCGGTGAAGCCGGTCGCGGATTTGCGGTGGTGGCGGACGAGGTGCGCAACCTCGCCCACCGCACCCAGGAATCGGCGCAACAGGTGCAGACCATGATCGAGGAGCTGCAAGTCGGCGCCCGCGAATCCGTCAGCACCATGAGCGACAGCCAGCGCCACAGCCAGGACAGCGTGGACATCGCCAACCTCGCCGGCGAACGCCTGAACAGCGTGACCCAGCGCATCGGTGAAATCGACGGGATGAACCAGTCGGTGGCCACCGCGACCGAGGAGCAGACCGCCGTGGTCGAGTCAATCAACGTGGATATCACCGAGATCAACACGCTGAACCAGGAAGGTGTCGAGAACTTGCAGGCGACCTTGCGCGCCTGCTCGGATCTGGAGCAGCAGGCTTCGCGATTGAAGCAGTTGGTTGGCAGCTTCCGGATTTAAAGCCGTTCTGCCGGTCGTCTTCGTCATTCGCTACCATCCGACGAAGACGACCGATATCCCTCAGAAACCGGCCTGCCCCCCACCGCGAAACCCCGACCGAACATCTATTCTTGATAAAGGTCAACCAAGGGAGATCAACGCGGAGGGACGTTCACTGTGCATATCGCCGACATCACCATGTTCTACGCCCCGGCCAGCGGCGGCGTGCGCACCTATCTGGATGCCAAGCACCGTCGGCTGGGGGTCAAACCCGGCATCCGCCACAGCCTGCTGATTCCCGGCGCGCATTTCGGCGAACGTGATGGTGTCTACACGGTTCCCGCCCCCGCCCTGCCCTTCGGCAAAGGCTATCGTTTTCCCCTGCGCCTGGCCCCTTGGCGAAACGTCCTGCAGCATCTGCAACCCGATCTGATCGAAGTCGGCGACCCGTACCTCACTGCCTGGGCC
This window encodes:
- a CDS encoding helicase HerA-like domain-containing protein — translated: MPESSQLVIGADLAGQPIAQAMRLANRHGLVAGATGTGKTVTLQRLAEAFSDAGVAVFAADVKGDLCGLGAAGNPQGKIAERIAGMPWLKHTPQAYPVTLWDIHGQSGHPLRTTLSEMGPLLIGALLELTDSQQSALYAAFKVADREGLLLLDLKDLKALLNHLKDNPQLLGEDAALFTTGSSQALLRRLATLEQQGAEALFGEPALQLEDILQPSTDGRGRIHLLDASRLVHEAPKVYATFLLWLLAELFEQLPERGDADKPLLALFFDEAHLLFGDTPKALQERLEQVVRLIRSKGVGVYFVTQSPGDLPDDVLAQLGLRIQHGLRAFTAKEQKSLRAVADGFRPNPAFDTLSVLTELGIGEALVGTLQEKGTPEMVQRVLVAPPQSRIGPLTETERTVLIAGSPFKGRYDKPIDRESAYEILMGRKGLAPEAEQAPGKPVAEEPSLADKAGEFLGTAAGQALKSAMRQAANSLGKQLVRGLMGSLLGGSKRR
- a CDS encoding methyl-accepting chemotaxis protein, with protein sequence MYNSDQQASRTNSVAAAINQLGAAAQEIARNAAQASTQASDARGLAEDGQQVVDRSIKAMNQLSSMLSASSSNIESLNSKTVNIGQILEVITSISQQTNLLALNAAIEAARAGEAGRGFAVVADEVRNLAHRTQESAQQVQTMIEELQVGARESVSTMSDSQRHSQDSVDIANLAGERLNSVTQRIGEIDGMNQSVATATEEQTAVVESINVDITEINTLNQEGVENLQATLRACSDLEQQASRLKQLVGSFRI
- a CDS encoding DUF721 domain-containing protein, whose protein sequence is MAFRPLTARAPAVLLREAKPLKAILGHAQRLGHLQRLLESQLQPAAREHCHVASWREGSLLLIVTDGHWATRLRYQQKRLQRQLQMFDEFASLTRILFKVQPPTVQRGAAGHTIDLSTNAAATIQATADGISDPNLRAALERLAAHAKRKT